AACTTACGACCAACAGGTGCTCGACCGCTACGCCGCAAGGCGGGATTTTCTTCTGGTGGCATCATCCGACGGACGGGACGCGAGCCTCCAGGTCCAGCAAGACATGGACCTCTGGCTGACGCTGGTCGAAACGGGAGATCATCGAGAGTTTCGGCTTCGCCCAGACCGCAGCGCCTGGGTCCACATCGCGAGCGGGTCCGTATCACTGAACGGCATCGAGCTCGAAGAAGGTGATGGAGCGGCTGCGAGTGAAGAGCAAGACCTGAAGATTCTCGGCCGCGGCGAGTGGTCCGAAGTCTTACTGTTCGATTTGGCCTGAGGGACGCGAAGAGCGAGGCCGCGGACGCGAGAGATCCGGGTACGGAGCTCACGCGAGATCTCTCGGGATCTCCGAGCGAAATCTCCTTTCGAAGACGCGTTCGTCTCCGTCGAATCCTTCGATGTCGGTCTCGATGATGAACTTTGCCTCGTCGCACCACATGCGAGCCGCAACCCGCGTTCCCACGCTCCAGCCGGCGCGCTGGAATCGTGCGTGATGGCGCGCCTCGATGCGTGCCGAGAGCGGGTCCCGGTCGCGAATGAAGAAGCGCGCGCCGAGGGCGTCGCCGAACTCCATGCCCGTCGCGTCGATGCGCGACAAAGCCGGCTCGTCGTTCTCGGCGAACTCAGCCTGGAACTCACGCACGGACTCCCCCGTCAACGGGTCGTGATGGACCCGGCCGGTTGTATTTCCCGAAGTCACCTCGGTCGTCGCTGGCGAGGGTGCGCTTTCCGGGGGGTCGAAGCCGCGGAGCTCGAAGTCTGCTTGGCGCGGTGTCCGGATGGGAAGCTCGAAGCTCGACCCCTTCGTGAACAGAACAAGGGTTGCCTCGGAAGGCGCGGGCCAGACGATGGGCCAGTACGAAGTCGAGAGAGCCACTCGGATTCGATGGCCGGGCAGGAAAGCGTGGGCGACGTGCTTGAGCGGCAGCGTGACCTCGACGACGGTATCGAAGGGCATGGGCTCCGGTTCGGCGTGGTCCGAGCGATGTGTCAGGTTCAAGATCCCGTAGGTCACTCGGGCCGAAACTCCGTCGGGGAAAACGTCCACGAGGCGCGCCACCAGAGTGGCCACGGGACGATCACACGAGAGATTCAGTCGCAAAACGGGCTCGCCGAGGATCTCCACCCGCTCGGTGAGAGGGGTGGAGTCGAAGAACGCCGAGCGGCCATCGTCCTCTCTTTGATCGCGAGGCATGCCTTCGGCCCCGAACGGGCACCAGCTTCCTGCCTGGCTGCCCGTGCTCTGCGGTGACTGGATGGAGACGATGGAGACGGTCGAGGCAGCTTGAGACTCGGCCTGAAGGAGTGCTCCGGGACCGAGCTCCAGCCGGCGGGAGCGCTCCTCGGCCGGCGGCCACTTCGGCTCGGCAATCCATCGACCGGATGACTCGTGGCGCGCCGCGGCGGGTGTTTTCGAATCGGGCATCCACGCGCGCAACATCGGCTCGTTCAGGATCCCGGTCTCACGTCCCGCGAGCCAGTGGTCCCACCAGCGAAGGGCCTCTTGAAGAAATCCGATCGGGGGACCGGGAACCCCGTCCTGAGGATAGGCATGCGCCCAGGGACCGATGAGCCCTTTCCGCGGAACCTCGAGTCCAGCGAGCATACGAAAAATGCCATTGGTATAGGCGTCCGCCCAGCCACCCACCAGGTAGACCGGGCACGTGATGGCACGATAGTCCCGCGAGACGGAGCCCTGATCCCAATAATCGTCTCGCCGCTGGTGCCGGAGCCACTCGTCCGCCAACGGTGAGGCCGCCGCGAGGCGCTCGAGCCACATCTCCCGCCAGCGCTCATTGACGTTCATCGGATCGGGAGGCATGACGCGCAGAGACGTGAGCACGAGGCCCCAGAACAAGTTTTCGTTGAGAAGCGCGCCTCCCATGAAGTGGGCGTCGTCTCGGTATCGATCGTCGGAGCAACAGACGGCGATGACCGCGCGGAGGTTCTCGACCCCTCCGCGCGCAGCGACCTGCAGGGCGTTGAATCCACCCCATGACTTTCCCATCATGCCGACGGCGCCGGTACACCAACTTTGAGCACCGATCCACTGGATCACGTCTCGGGCGTCGTCGATCTCCTGAGTGAGGTACTCGTCGTGGAGGACGCCGTCGGAATCACCCGTGCCACGCAGGTCGACCCGAACTGCGGCGTAGCCGTGGCCGGCGAAGTAGCCGTGCA
This is a stretch of genomic DNA from Vicinamibacteria bacterium. It encodes these proteins:
- a CDS encoding CocE/NonD family hydrolase: MRVRSSFPRAIRAIENVFIPVCGGGRVAARIWIPEDADTSPVPAILEYIPYRKGDRMRDRDETMHGYFAGHGYAAVRVDLRGTGDSDGVLHDEYLTQEIDDARDVIQWIGAQSWCTGAVGMMGKSWGGFNALQVAARGGVENLRAVIAVCCSDDRYRDDAHFMGGALLNENLFWGLVLTSLRVMPPDPMNVNERWREMWLERLAAASPLADEWLRHQRRDDYWDQGSVSRDYRAITCPVYLVGGWADAYTNGIFRMLAGLEVPRKGLIGPWAHAYPQDGVPGPPIGFLQEALRWWDHWLAGRETGILNEPMLRAWMPDSKTPAAARHESSGRWIAEPKWPPAEERSRRLELGPGALLQAESQAASTVSIVSIQSPQSTGSQAGSWCPFGAEGMPRDQREDDGRSAFFDSTPLTERVEILGEPVLRLNLSCDRPVATLVARLVDVFPDGVSARVTYGILNLTHRSDHAEPEPMPFDTVVEVTLPLKHVAHAFLPGHRIRVALSTSYWPIVWPAPSEATLVLFTKGSSFELPIRTPRQADFELRGFDPPESAPSPATTEVTSGNTTGRVHHDPLTGESVREFQAEFAENDEPALSRIDATGMEFGDALGARFFIRDRDPLSARIEARHHARFQRAGWSVGTRVAARMWCDEAKFIIETDIEGFDGDERVFERRFRSEIPRDLA